In Drosophila ananassae strain 14024-0371.13 chromosome 3R, ASM1763931v2, whole genome shotgun sequence, the DNA window ATACTACCATCGATGCTTGTCGCTTTGTGAAATCATCCTACGATCCTTATGGCAAAATAGTCTATAATATCTTCAAGGACTTTTCGAATATTAATCACACCTGTCCATATGTGGTATGTTGTAAGATAAGAGTATAGTAAAGTTATTAAATGTTGTGTTAATTTACAGGGACCACAAATTGTCAAGGACTTTTACCTCCGATCTGAGCTCTTACGGCTGCCTTTTCCTTCTGGGGATTATTTGTTATCGATGCAATGGCATTTCTACAAGAATCTTATGTTTGATACGAATGTTACTTATGTCTTTATGGAGGATCTATTGAAAAGAACTTAGAATCGACATATCAAGCAAATCTAATAAAAAGAAAgtgaattattaaaaattaagattATTTTTTGTATGATGTTTGAAGAGGTTACCATCCACATTTTCCCCTCTCGAACTTCAGCATAAAACAGGTTTGAGAGTTCTCCCCTTACAGAAATGAAACTGTTATACCACAAATGGGTTCCACTCCCTTGTGGATGGTGCGTACTTATTGGAACCACACATTTAAGAAAGAAATATACGAAGTTTGTTCGTTTTCCGAACACAAAACCGAATGGGACACTCGGCATACGAGAGAGTTGAGGCACTCCTCTCCAGAGAGCGAGAAGTTtgcatgttttaatattttaatgttctttttagataattttaaaagaataaactagatattttttaacttaatattactataaaaaattttgaatttgagGGGGAAGCCCGAATATGTTCTAAGTGCCCGCCGAGGGCGATTGGTGAGAATTGGAAATCGAGATCTGGTCACACTGGATAGCTTCCACACATCCGCGCCGGGTAATTTGAACGTGCTGGGTTATCCAGCTGCCATTCATTGGAAAATCGTCACGGTGCGCGCATCAGCGGGAAATCGTCGCGGAAAACTCATCGAGTGTCCGAGGAAAGCGTGGAAAATCGGGTGGAGATAGCCATAGCCTGGTTCTTGGCCCCGAGTGCATGTTGCGATTTCGTATTCGATTCCCATCCGAATTGGGAATTATGTGCGCTTGAGATTTTTTCGGCCAAAACGGCACTGTGCCAAATGCTCTGACAAATAATCCTCGTAATAATCTGTCGGATTAAAATGCGCgccacataaaattaaaaaaagtgaACAGCGGAAATTGCAAGTTTTTTGTCAGTCAGAGTGCCAACagaaaaagcataaaaaaaacTCGTAACGCAGAAGCAGAAACTGTAGAACGGgaataaaaactatttaataaGTGATTCAGCGAgagatatatattataatctGAAGATGGCCAACAGCCGGAGCAATTTGCTGACAATCGGATTAATTCTGACCCTGGTAGCCAGTGGTCAGGCCCACCTCAACATCTTCCTCAACTTGCACGAGGTGTTGCGGCTAATCGGTGAGTTATCACACTTGGCCAGGTTGTGAACATTTTAAGGCCTTAATTTTCAGTTGTTGGCTTGGCTTATTTGTCTTCTACCAACCAGGAATTCGATTTGTTCAGGGAGTAGGCTTTTTACtcaatttttgttaaaaatttaatgGAATTAGCTTAATAGCTTATAGTCTTATTGTTTTCTGAAAAAGCAGAGAAGCTATCTTTTTGGggatatttatttatcttttaaaaaggttttatttatttttttactgaCTAAGAGAGCTTGTTGCTTTGTATTTTACTCTAAAGAGGGAATTACCTTACTTTTgatataaaaatagaaatattattttatgataAATATCCATGTTCTGGCTTGTTTAGAAAAacaatatcttttttttttaaataaataagtgttACTATTTTACGGTACTAGTTCAGAATGTAGTAATATTTAGAAGATTAAGAcggaaaaataaatagtaaataaagaaatgtaaattttgaaactatTTCCATGCaatattttcagaaaaaaaaaagatttttaaatgatttttagaCGATGAGAAAAtggttttaaatttataatatgGAAATAATATGGATTTTGGtaaaactaaatattaaatatcaCAAAGAATACTTCCTTAAACTACAagtatgtttattttaaagttagtAAAGCATAAAATCTaaagaataataaatattttattttataacaaTGTCTTGTAATCAAAATCCCCTGCTAGAACATCCTACAAGATACCTGTCGATTGCCTCTTAAATATCTTCCACCTTCAATCTCTCCTAAAACACACCATTCAATAAAAACCTTTAAGCCCCTTATAGGCCTCTCCTCCATTTTGTTCTGTAAGCCACCTTATCTTATTTCAAGATatttccaaacaaaaaaaaaaaaaaaatacacacactCTGACAGACCAAATCCTGGCAAGCTAATAAAAGTGAGGAAAATTGTTTTACAATGTGTCACAAGGCCCAGACAAAGAATTTACAACccattgcatataaaaaataaatcagtaGCCGAGGCTGGCGGAAAAAGGAGAAGAAATGGTTAAGGGTTTAAGGGAAAGGGTGGCCAAGGTGGGGACAAATCCACCGAGGAATCGTAAAACACATGCAaagtgtttgtttgttttgggtGATTGTCAGGATCGGAGGTAGGCGATACGAGATACGaagaaat includes these proteins:
- the LOC26515107 gene encoding uncharacterized protein LOC26515107 — protein: MNLTILHPANNISLRVKMWKKASGFKPFLVDTTIDACRFVKSSYDPYGKIVYNIFKDFSNINHTCPYVGPQIVKDFYLRSELLRLPFPSGDYLLSMQWHFYKNLMFDTNVTYVFMEDLLKRT